From the genome of Spinacia oleracea cultivar Varoflay chromosome 2, BTI_SOV_V1, whole genome shotgun sequence, one region includes:
- the LOC110792321 gene encoding uncharacterized serine-rich protein C215.13-like: protein MAASSAARKSSGPVLRSQSPAGRFYGGSNTLSSSSGFASSSSSSFTSRSFLQRSASPTRVNMYSTASSPSAAVRFNSGSISPSRSISTQSVRRQPATATTGQKKSCMCSPTNHPGSFRCSLHKNSPNRNVSVQPYQSNRLYARRSAMTNSLVRIGTVEGDLVRRALASLIRPSSHQQKRRGDFQPRKSRLSMVSTN, encoded by the coding sequence ATGGCGGCTTCTTCTGCTGCAAGAAAGTCAAGCGGACCAGTCCTAAGGTCTCAATCTCCTGCTGGAAGATTCTATGGAGGTTCCAATACGTTGTCGTCTTCTTCAGGCTTCGCTTCTTCATCTTCCAGCAGTTTCACCTCTCGAAGCTTCCTTCAACGCTCAGCTTCTCCCACACGCGTAAACATGTACTCCACCGCCTCATCGCCGTCCGCAGCAGTCCGATTCAATTCCGGTTCAATTTCACCGAGCCGTTCGATTTCAACTCAATCGGTGCGACGTCAACCGGCAACGGCGACAACAGGTCAGAAGAAGAGCTGTATGTGTTCGCCGACAAATCATCCCGGTTCTTTTCGGTGTAGCCTTCACAAAAATTCTCCGAACCGGAATGTTTCGGTTCAGCCGTACCAGTCGAACCGGCTTTATGCTCGACGGTCCGCGATGACGAACTCGCTTGTAAGAATCGGAACTGTTGAAGGTGATTTGGTGAGACGAGCTTTGGCTTCTTTGATTCGTCCTTCTTCGCATCAGCAGAAGAGAAGAGGCGATTTTCAGCCGAGAAAAAGCAGGTTATCAATGGTGTCGACAAATTGA